In one Candidatus Nitronereus thalassa genomic region, the following are encoded:
- a CDS encoding efflux RND transporter permease subunit — protein sequence MKNLGNDLVALSVRRPVLIAVVNLLIMLTGLGSLMGVDVRELPDVDRPVISVRSIYEGASPETMDTEVTSILEGAVARVSGVKNIEASSEENNMRLRAEFEPEVDLNDAASEVREAVSRIERELPDDIDQLVVLKADDDANAIVQLSAYSDTLSKQTLAQRIEKDVTPELLSIPGVADVRLNGDQPRVLRVLLDPARMAGFRLSATDVVEILTNARFDVPAGSYESEDQELIVRAYASVVKPEEVKRLHIRDNIRIEDIGDVFYDSKEAESYSLLNGRMVIGLGVVRQAGSNTIEISDEVAKRIERINARARDFSLVVTSDDGVYIRGALQEVLFTLVFATLIVLIVIAVFLGQWQAVLIPAVTMPIALVGTLAAIWLFGFSINLLTLLALVLATGLIVDDAIVVLENIQRLRSQGSENLAAAVLGTRQVFFAVIATTITLVSVFLPIAFLPGQTGRLFREFGLVLAIAVIISSFVAVTLCPMMASRLPQASNKNSTIMFFRNRLNAIGQHLSSFYYHSLDALLSHSYLAIPITLLIAGGGVVGFSLLNQELLPQEDRGSLQVILTGPDGASLVYSGRQSRKVEAVLQPYQRSGVITDIYTIVGRWDKNRTYTKATLAPWDEREISQMALAKEVSRALTDMPGAQVRIRRENSLNVRGAGSGLEIALVGNNYDELSAAADLMSEGLLNQVPEIEDVRIQFDTSQPELSFNIDREKARDLNVPMDRISQMLRVMVDKYELIDLSIEDQAVPIMVSSSQGTINDPGDLLNIFVTNENNDLVPLSAMISVKEAGVAAELDRHAQRRAIELDLAVPPGTALGQVLDKVRTVADEVLPSNVNILFLGEAATLEETNYDVAVTFVIALAVVLLVLAAQFESLGSALIVIFTVPFGLAAAVFALLGTGQSINLYSQIGLVMLVGLMTKNAILLVEFMDQMRDQGMNVHDAIMEGVRVRLRPVTMTVLSTVFGSLPLILSTGPGTEAREAIGWVVFGGLGLSSLFTLYLVPVGYYWIAPHIKPRAHAGQELEAQLQRTETKGVVVEESS from the coding sequence ATGAAGAATCTTGGCAATGACCTCGTCGCGTTGAGTGTACGACGGCCTGTGCTTATTGCTGTTGTCAATCTGTTGATCATGTTGACTGGACTGGGAAGTCTCATGGGAGTCGATGTGCGCGAACTGCCGGATGTCGATCGCCCCGTGATCAGTGTCCGTTCGATTTACGAAGGCGCATCGCCAGAAACCATGGACACCGAAGTCACGAGTATTCTCGAAGGAGCAGTCGCTCGTGTGTCTGGTGTCAAAAATATTGAAGCCTCCAGCGAAGAGAATAACATGCGTCTGCGCGCGGAATTTGAACCGGAAGTGGACCTGAATGATGCGGCCAGCGAGGTACGCGAGGCGGTCAGCCGGATTGAGCGAGAATTGCCAGATGATATTGATCAACTCGTAGTCTTGAAGGCAGATGACGATGCCAATGCCATTGTCCAGCTGTCCGCATACAGCGACACCCTCTCAAAGCAAACCCTGGCCCAACGGATCGAGAAAGATGTGACACCTGAGCTACTTTCGATTCCCGGAGTAGCTGATGTACGTTTGAATGGGGACCAGCCGCGCGTCCTGCGCGTCCTGTTAGATCCGGCCCGCATGGCCGGTTTCCGCCTTTCGGCTACGGACGTGGTGGAAATTCTCACCAATGCACGCTTCGATGTACCGGCAGGTAGTTACGAATCCGAAGATCAGGAACTGATCGTTCGCGCCTATGCCTCTGTCGTCAAGCCGGAGGAGGTGAAACGATTACATATCCGCGATAACATCCGGATCGAGGATATTGGGGATGTATTTTATGATTCAAAAGAAGCTGAATCCTATTCCCTGCTGAACGGCCGTATGGTGATTGGTCTCGGGGTAGTCCGGCAAGCTGGTTCCAACACAATAGAAATTTCCGATGAAGTAGCAAAGCGAATTGAGCGGATAAACGCGCGCGCGCGCGACTTTTCCCTCGTAGTCACATCTGATGATGGGGTGTATATCCGAGGCGCCTTGCAAGAGGTTCTCTTTACCCTCGTCTTCGCCACTCTGATCGTATTGATCGTCATCGCCGTGTTCCTGGGACAATGGCAAGCCGTCCTTATACCTGCCGTCACCATGCCGATCGCGTTAGTCGGCACGCTAGCCGCCATCTGGTTGTTCGGCTTTTCCATCAACCTGTTAACACTCCTAGCACTTGTCCTTGCCACTGGTTTAATCGTGGATGACGCGATTGTCGTGCTAGAAAACATTCAGCGCCTCCGTTCCCAAGGATCTGAAAATCTGGCCGCGGCAGTGCTGGGAACGCGTCAGGTGTTTTTCGCGGTGATTGCCACTACGATCACCCTGGTCTCGGTGTTTTTGCCTATTGCGTTTCTGCCCGGACAAACCGGACGGCTATTTCGGGAATTCGGCTTGGTTCTCGCGATCGCAGTAATCATCAGTTCGTTTGTGGCTGTAACTTTGTGTCCCATGATGGCTTCCCGACTGCCTCAGGCCTCAAATAAAAATTCGACAATCATGTTCTTCAGAAACCGTTTGAATGCCATCGGCCAGCACCTGAGCAGTTTCTATTATCACTCTCTTGATGCTCTGTTGTCCCATTCCTATCTGGCCATTCCCATCACCCTTCTTATCGCCGGAGGCGGCGTGGTCGGTTTTTCTTTATTGAATCAGGAACTCCTGCCTCAAGAGGACCGAGGCTCTTTACAAGTCATCTTGACCGGTCCGGACGGAGCGTCATTGGTCTATTCCGGACGCCAATCCCGAAAAGTGGAAGCCGTGTTGCAACCCTACCAGAGGAGTGGCGTCATAACTGATATTTATACAATTGTCGGGCGTTGGGATAAAAATAGAACCTATACGAAGGCGACACTAGCACCTTGGGATGAGCGGGAAATCAGTCAAATGGCGCTGGCCAAGGAAGTCTCTCGAGCGCTCACGGATATGCCGGGTGCACAGGTCCGGATTCGTCGTGAAAATAGTCTCAACGTGCGCGGCGCTGGATCGGGATTAGAGATCGCATTGGTGGGGAATAATTACGACGAGCTTTCTGCCGCAGCCGACCTCATGTCCGAGGGGTTATTGAATCAGGTGCCAGAAATCGAGGATGTACGCATTCAATTCGACACATCCCAGCCGGAGCTTTCCTTTAATATCGACCGTGAAAAAGCCCGCGACCTAAACGTGCCGATGGACCGCATTTCCCAGATGCTCCGTGTGATGGTGGATAAGTATGAGCTGATCGATCTCAGCATTGAAGACCAGGCGGTCCCGATTATGGTGAGCTCGTCCCAAGGCACGATCAATGATCCCGGCGATCTGTTGAATATTTTCGTGACCAATGAGAACAATGACCTTGTCCCTCTGAGCGCCATGATCAGCGTGAAGGAAGCAGGCGTGGCTGCGGAGTTGGACCGCCACGCCCAACGCCGGGCTATCGAACTAGACCTCGCGGTTCCACCGGGAACGGCACTCGGGCAGGTTCTGGACAAAGTGAGGACTGTCGCGGATGAGGTGCTACCTTCGAACGTCAACATTCTGTTTCTAGGCGAAGCCGCAACTCTGGAGGAAACGAATTATGACGTGGCTGTCACGTTTGTCATTGCGTTGGCAGTTGTGCTCCTGGTTCTCGCCGCCCAGTTTGAAAGTCTGGGCAGCGCTCTCATTGTCATCTTCACCGTACCGTTCGGTCTGGCCGCCGCGGTCTTTGCGCTTCTGGGTACGGGACAATCCATCAACCTCTACAGCCAGATCGGGCTCGTGATGTTGGTGGGATTGATGACGAAAAACGCCATCCTCCTCGTCGAGTTCATGGATCAGATGCGAGACCAGGGTATGAATGTGCACGACGCCATTATGGAAGGAGTTCGGGTGCGACTGCGCCCAGTAACCATGACCGTTTTGTCCACCGTATTCGGAAGTCTCCCGCTTATCCTCAGCACCGGACCAGGTACAGAGGCTCGCGAAGCGATCGGTTGGGTTGTCTTCGGAGGGCTTGGGCTCTCGTCCTTATTCACACTGTATTTGGTTCCCGTGGGGTACTACTGGATCGCTCCACACATTAAACCTAGGGCCCATGCCGGGCAAGAGTTGGAAGCCCAGTTGCAACGGACGGAAACCAAGGGAGTAGTCGTCGAGGAATCTTCATGA
- a CDS encoding efflux RND transporter periplasmic adaptor subunit gives MSLTPPTISPRFRWGLKIVLPLGILLLAAGIAFSLVKTAPHPERKAKSRQASLVDTINITLATHPVMIEAWGSVQPAHRTTLRAQVIGEITKVSPELSPGGRFSKGETILRLNPADYALAVRQRHTDLEKARAELLLEQGNQVVAKQEFDLLGEGISEREKTLVLRLPQLQSSQANIDAAKAALESAKLALSRTALKAPFDSTVLERHVDLGAYITTSSDIVTLVGTDEYWVELSIAQSQLRWIKIPASPDRTGSPVKLYHDAVWGKGTFRTGKVIRLLTDLETEGRMARVLVAIEDPLNLHTDHPEGPQVLLGSYLRAEIQGHEMEQVAKVDRNFVRDGDAVWLLTEHEALEIRQITVLYRGPSHVLISQGLQEGDRLIVTDVPSPTEGMPLRPMPPIATEPQNESNNGH, from the coding sequence ATGTCACTGACGCCTCCAACCATCAGTCCCAGATTTCGATGGGGACTCAAAATCGTTCTCCCCCTGGGAATTCTGCTGCTCGCAGCGGGAATTGCATTTTCACTAGTTAAGACCGCTCCCCATCCTGAACGCAAAGCCAAATCCCGGCAAGCAAGCCTGGTCGATACTATAAACATCACCCTGGCTACCCATCCGGTGATGATTGAGGCATGGGGTAGCGTTCAACCCGCCCATCGCACCACCCTTCGCGCCCAAGTAATTGGGGAGATTACTAAGGTAAGCCCGGAACTGTCTCCTGGGGGTCGTTTTTCCAAAGGGGAGACGATCCTGCGCTTAAATCCAGCAGATTATGCCTTGGCGGTTCGACAACGACACACCGACCTGGAAAAAGCTCGCGCTGAACTGTTACTGGAACAAGGCAATCAGGTGGTAGCGAAACAGGAATTTGATCTGTTGGGAGAAGGCATTTCCGAACGAGAAAAAACCCTTGTGCTTCGGTTGCCTCAGTTACAGTCCAGTCAAGCCAATATCGATGCCGCAAAGGCCGCTCTAGAATCAGCCAAACTCGCCTTGAGCCGCACGGCGTTGAAGGCTCCCTTTGATTCCACCGTGCTGGAACGTCATGTGGACCTGGGCGCCTACATCACCACGTCTTCGGACATCGTCACACTAGTGGGTACGGATGAATATTGGGTCGAATTATCAATCGCGCAGTCCCAGCTCCGCTGGATCAAGATCCCGGCCTCACCGGACAGAACAGGGTCGCCGGTAAAACTTTATCATGACGCCGTCTGGGGCAAGGGAACATTTCGAACCGGCAAGGTTATTCGGTTGTTGACGGATTTGGAAACTGAAGGACGGATGGCCAGGGTTCTCGTGGCGATCGAAGACCCCTTGAATCTTCATACAGACCATCCCGAAGGTCCACAGGTATTACTCGGATCCTATTTGCGAGCAGAAATTCAAGGGCATGAGATGGAACAGGTGGCAAAGGTGGACCGAAATTTCGTCCGCGATGGTGATGCCGTCTGGCTCCTCACCGAACACGAGGCTCTGGAGATTCGTCAAATCACTGTCCTTTATCGTGGCCCTAGTCATGTCCTGATCTCTCAGGGTCTTCAAGAAGGAGACCGTTTGATTGTGACGGACGTTCCTTCGCCCACCGAAGGAATGCCTCTTCGCCCCATGCCGCCAATCGCCACCGAACCTCAAAATGAGTCCAACAATGGACATTAA
- a CDS encoding response regulator, producing the protein MDPSPHILIVDDEPTIRGPLATYLTQNGFRLSTAGNASEAKKVLESSAIELVVLDIMMPGENGLSLCRHLRETKDIPTILLTAMAEETDRIVGLEMGADDYVVKPFNPRELLARIKSVLRRANSLPKKEPLVFAKTITFDPWRLYVAQRELMGNDGVAIPLSTSEFGLLMVFLQHPQMVLTRDQLLDLTRNRAAEMFDRSIDIQVSRLRKKIERDPKNPTLIKTVWGGGYTFTGEIQTE; encoded by the coding sequence ATGGACCCTTCACCTCATATTCTCATCGTTGATGACGAACCGACGATTCGCGGCCCTCTCGCTACCTATCTTACTCAAAACGGGTTTCGTCTTAGCACTGCGGGAAATGCGTCCGAAGCAAAGAAGGTACTTGAATCCAGTGCCATTGAACTCGTCGTGCTGGATATCATGATGCCTGGAGAAAATGGGTTATCCCTCTGCCGGCATCTACGGGAGACGAAAGATATTCCGACCATTTTATTAACCGCCATGGCCGAGGAAACCGATCGCATCGTGGGTTTGGAGATGGGAGCGGATGATTACGTGGTGAAACCCTTCAATCCTCGTGAACTCTTGGCGCGAATCAAATCTGTCTTGCGTCGCGCCAACAGCTTGCCCAAAAAAGAACCATTAGTCTTCGCCAAAACGATTACCTTCGATCCCTGGCGGTTATATGTCGCGCAGCGGGAACTCATGGGGAACGATGGTGTTGCCATTCCGCTTAGTACCAGTGAGTTCGGGCTCCTCATGGTATTTCTCCAACACCCGCAAATGGTGCTGACTCGTGATCAATTACTCGATCTCACGCGCAATCGAGCCGCGGAAATGTTTGATCGCAGCATTGATATTCAAGTGAGCCGACTTCGGAAGAAAATTGAACGTGATCCGAAAAATCCCACGCTTATTAAAACGGTATGGGGCGGGGGCTATACCTTTACAGGAGAGATCCAAACCGAATGA
- a CDS encoding efflux RND transporter periplasmic adaptor subunit, with product MLSLVGCFSEESTDAGQEGKPTPLPESQTLAGPDQETILETAHSDIVSPAVKVLVQPVILTSNDHVFEGMGTGRARLSVKIFPAVAEEVTTVLFEAQDRVSKGDVLVLLDDREEKLAVRLAEIELKNARSLLGRYEQAVKEGAVPESEVDTARADFEAAQVALDQAWLDLEKRRIKAPFDGVVGLPKIDPGDRVDTNTPITDLDDREILHVDFEVPEALAGALRKAQADQQNITATTPAYLDHTFSGHISALESRVNETRRTVLARVNLQNKADLLRPGMSFTTRWEIPGGQYPTVPEISLQWGREGSFVWIVRDNKAEKIPVQVIARKSGSVLVKGELAKGEPVVVEGLQRLRLGINVEVLGASDS from the coding sequence ATGCTCTCTCTTGTGGGCTGTTTTTCAGAGGAGAGTACGGACGCGGGGCAGGAGGGGAAGCCCACCCCTTTACCGGAATCACAAACGCTCGCGGGTCCGGACCAGGAAACCATTTTAGAGACCGCACATTCTGACATAGTCTCTCCTGCTGTCAAAGTGTTGGTTCAGCCGGTTATCCTGACTTCCAACGATCATGTATTTGAGGGAATGGGTACAGGCCGCGCAAGATTGTCCGTGAAAATATTTCCGGCGGTGGCAGAGGAAGTCACCACGGTGCTCTTCGAGGCACAGGATCGTGTATCTAAAGGGGATGTGCTGGTCTTGTTGGATGACCGGGAAGAAAAACTGGCCGTGCGGCTCGCTGAAATTGAATTGAAAAACGCGCGAAGCCTATTAGGTCGTTACGAACAAGCGGTAAAGGAAGGGGCCGTTCCTGAAAGTGAGGTCGATACGGCGCGGGCCGATTTCGAAGCAGCACAGGTCGCGTTGGATCAAGCCTGGTTGGACTTGGAAAAACGAAGGATAAAAGCCCCTTTTGATGGTGTCGTTGGTCTGCCAAAAATAGATCCTGGAGATCGTGTGGATACCAATACTCCGATCACAGACTTAGATGATCGGGAAATCTTGCATGTAGATTTTGAAGTGCCCGAGGCCCTGGCTGGAGCTTTGAGAAAGGCACAGGCGGACCAACAAAACATCACGGCAACCACGCCAGCGTATCTTGATCACACTTTCTCCGGACATATTTCGGCTCTGGAAAGTCGTGTAAATGAAACGCGACGGACCGTGTTGGCCCGAGTCAATCTTCAGAACAAAGCGGATCTTCTACGTCCCGGCATGTCATTTACAACCCGATGGGAAATACCAGGAGGGCAGTATCCCACCGTCCCCGAGATTTCCTTGCAATGGGGTCGTGAGGGTTCCTTTGTTTGGATTGTTCGGGACAACAAAGCTGAAAAGATTCCCGTTCAGGTGATTGCACGAAAGTCTGGCAGTGTTCTTGTGAAAGGTGAACTTGCGAAAGGAGAACCTGTGGTCGTGGAAGGGTTGCAGCGATTGCGTCTTGGGATCAACGTGGAAGTCCTGGGAGCTTCCGATTCATGA
- a CDS encoding efflux RND transporter permease subunit, whose protein sequence is MDIKLSRSKRSKNSGPLAWMVHNRVTPNLFMLCLLLGGLFMATQIKQEVFPEFEEDTVTISVPFPGASPEEVEQGVILAIEEAVRSLEGVKEVRATASENQGTVVVELLAHSNNQKVYQDIQQEIGRIVTFPEDAEEPQVTLDTHRRDVLNLQLFGNVSEWDLREAAEQVRDRLLQEPGITQIDFEGARPYEIHVEVSQEDLRSYGLTLERIAQIISATALDRSGGSVDTSSGEILLRVQERRDWASEFRDIPIIATQAGTILRLRDIARVSEGFEESDTFATFNGMRAIGIEIYRVGDQTPIGVATSAKLAMNRIVQDLPPGIEYAVQKDRSEIYYQRLTLLLRNGFLGLFLVLVILTLFLEYKLAFWVTMGIPISFLGALLFLPVMSVSINMISLFAFIIALGIVVDDAIIAGENIYEYRQRGMTLMDAAIQGARDIAIPIGFSILTNIVAFLPLMFVPGSFGKIWAVIPAVVSTAFIISWVEALFILPSHLAHGTTQPPGKVGAALHHFQQRFSRTFTHFVEDIYGPFLRRAMYHRYVSVSLCLAFFAIILAFPLSGRMGFILMPKVEADFASATAVLPFGSPLREIIRVRDVLVNSAQEVIQENGGEALTTGIFTLVQNNTINVRIHLPPPETRPLNTNALTNLWRARTPGIPGVEYVRFESDSGGPGRGPSISVELSHRDIDLLDKASARLAERIAEFSSVKDVDDGYSPGKPQLNFRINEEARSLGLTAQEIARQVRHAFYGSQALRQQRGRNEIKVLVRLPESERTSEYHVENLVIRTPGRQEVPLYQVATVKRDRAFREINRRDGHRTVTVTANVQPIKETNLVLNTLKTDILPQLLSEDPGLSYSFEGRRADLRDAMNSFLYSTTLSLIIIYVLLAVPFRSYVQPAIVMMAIPFGFVGAVIGHMIMGYNISIISMMGMIALGGVVVNDSLIMIDYANKKRQEGVEPFEAIRLAGIRRFRPILLTTLSTFGGLAPMIFETSRQARFMIPMAISLGFGILFSTAIMLILIPCLYLVVEDIQGLCLRKGQEALHHVQVQSDSES, encoded by the coding sequence ATGGACATTAAACTTTCCAGGTCCAAACGTTCGAAGAACTCTGGACCTTTGGCATGGATGGTCCACAACCGAGTCACCCCCAATCTCTTTATGTTGTGTTTATTATTGGGCGGGTTATTCATGGCCACCCAGATTAAACAGGAAGTCTTCCCGGAATTTGAAGAAGATACAGTAACTATCAGTGTTCCATTCCCGGGAGCCAGCCCCGAAGAAGTTGAGCAAGGCGTCATTTTGGCCATTGAAGAGGCCGTTCGCAGCCTTGAAGGTGTCAAGGAAGTTCGAGCCACGGCTTCAGAAAATCAGGGAACGGTCGTCGTCGAGTTGCTGGCACATTCCAACAATCAAAAAGTGTATCAGGACATTCAACAGGAAATCGGGCGAATTGTGACCTTTCCCGAAGATGCTGAAGAACCCCAGGTCACGCTGGATACGCATCGTCGCGACGTCTTGAATCTCCAGTTGTTTGGCAACGTCTCCGAGTGGGATCTCCGCGAAGCCGCCGAACAGGTTCGCGATCGCCTTCTCCAAGAACCGGGAATCACGCAAATCGATTTCGAAGGAGCTCGGCCCTATGAAATCCATGTGGAAGTGTCCCAGGAGGATCTCAGATCCTACGGACTCACGTTGGAACGGATCGCACAAATTATTTCGGCCACGGCGTTGGATCGGTCGGGGGGTAGTGTAGACACGTCGAGCGGCGAAATCTTGCTTCGCGTGCAGGAACGACGAGATTGGGCATCCGAGTTTCGTGATATTCCCATCATTGCCACCCAAGCCGGCACCATCTTGCGTCTTCGTGATATCGCCCGGGTATCGGAAGGATTCGAAGAGAGTGACACCTTCGCCACGTTCAATGGTATGCGCGCTATCGGAATCGAAATTTACCGGGTGGGAGATCAAACACCTATCGGGGTCGCGACTAGTGCGAAATTGGCGATGAATCGGATTGTCCAGGATCTTCCCCCAGGGATTGAGTATGCCGTTCAAAAGGATCGTTCAGAAATTTATTACCAACGACTGACGCTTCTACTCCGCAACGGATTTCTGGGACTGTTCCTGGTGTTAGTCATCCTGACCCTCTTTCTGGAATATAAACTCGCATTCTGGGTGACCATGGGAATCCCCATCTCCTTTCTCGGCGCATTATTGTTTCTTCCGGTCATGTCGGTTTCGATCAATATGATTTCGTTGTTTGCGTTTATCATCGCCCTGGGAATTGTGGTGGATGATGCCATTATTGCAGGGGAAAACATTTATGAATATCGGCAACGGGGCATGACACTCATGGATGCAGCCATCCAAGGAGCCCGAGATATTGCCATCCCTATCGGGTTTAGCATTCTCACCAATATCGTGGCGTTTCTTCCGCTCATGTTCGTGCCCGGATCCTTTGGCAAAATATGGGCGGTGATTCCCGCGGTGGTATCCACGGCCTTTATCATTTCCTGGGTCGAAGCGTTGTTTATTCTTCCATCCCACTTGGCACATGGAACCACCCAGCCACCCGGAAAGGTGGGGGCGGCCCTTCATCACTTCCAACAACGATTCAGTCGCACCTTTACCCATTTTGTTGAAGACATCTACGGTCCTTTTCTGCGGCGGGCCATGTATCATCGCTATGTGAGCGTCTCACTCTGCTTGGCTTTTTTTGCCATCATACTGGCATTTCCTCTCAGCGGACGTATGGGATTTATTCTGATGCCGAAGGTGGAGGCGGATTTTGCCAGCGCCACCGCAGTCCTACCCTTTGGTAGCCCCCTTCGGGAAATCATTCGAGTTCGAGATGTGTTGGTAAATTCCGCGCAAGAAGTGATTCAGGAAAATGGCGGAGAGGCACTGACCACCGGCATCTTTACTCTGGTTCAAAACAATACCATCAATGTACGGATCCATTTGCCGCCACCAGAAACCCGCCCCTTGAATACGAATGCGTTAACCAATTTGTGGAGAGCGCGCACGCCGGGAATTCCTGGTGTGGAATATGTTCGATTCGAGTCAGACAGCGGTGGACCGGGTCGAGGCCCTTCCATCAGTGTGGAATTGAGCCATCGTGATATTGACCTGTTGGATAAGGCCAGTGCGCGGTTGGCCGAACGGATTGCCGAATTCTCCAGTGTCAAAGATGTTGATGATGGGTATTCCCCAGGGAAACCCCAGCTTAACTTTCGTATTAATGAAGAAGCCCGAAGTTTGGGGCTCACGGCTCAAGAAATTGCCAGGCAGGTGCGTCACGCGTTTTATGGTTCCCAAGCGCTTCGACAACAACGAGGCCGTAACGAGATAAAAGTGCTGGTTCGACTTCCCGAATCGGAACGGACGAGCGAATATCACGTCGAGAATCTCGTGATCCGAACTCCGGGAAGGCAAGAAGTGCCCTTGTATCAAGTGGCCACGGTGAAAAGAGATCGGGCGTTTCGGGAAATCAATCGGCGTGACGGACATCGCACCGTGACCGTCACTGCAAATGTGCAACCCATCAAGGAAACAAACCTCGTCCTCAACACCCTCAAGACCGACATTCTTCCCCAACTCCTGAGCGAAGACCCAGGCCTGAGCTACAGCTTTGAAGGACGGCGTGCGGATCTACGAGATGCCATGAATAGTTTTCTGTACAGTACCACGTTGTCTTTAATCATTATCTATGTCTTATTGGCCGTTCCCTTTCGCAGTTATGTGCAACCGGCCATTGTGATGATGGCAATCCCATTCGGATTTGTTGGCGCCGTGATTGGTCACATGATCATGGGATATAACATTAGTATCATCAGCATGATGGGCATGATCGCACTGGGGGGGGTGGTGGTGAACGACTCACTCATCATGATCGATTATGCGAACAAGAAACGGCAAGAAGGCGTGGAGCCTTTCGAAGCCATCAGGCTGGCAGGCATTCGGCGATTTCGCCCGATTCTTCTCACCACTTTGAGTACGTTTGGTGGCTTGGCCCCCATGATTTTCGAAACGTCCCGTCAAGCTCGCTTTATGATCCCGATGGCCATTTCCTTGGGATTTGGCATTTTGTTCTCCACTGCCATCATGCTGATTTTAATCCCCTGTTTGTATTTGGTTGTTGAAGACATTCAAGGCCTGTGTTTGAGGAAAGGACAAGAGGCCTTACACCATGTTCAAGTGCAATCAGATTCTGAATCTTAG
- a CDS encoding TolC family protein gives MNQWRWFNMVLILNSALIGGCLSNPTPITLQAQLPPQFSHSGKHPLPDKWWEAFEDQNLNTLIDLGLEHNPSLLATWDRLRQAEAVLSREGAARFPSLNGTLNASRSRDNNGRETDRFQLGLAAAYELDLWGRVRANTTAAQFDAEASDADVQTAGLTLSAEIAKAWYNMTEQRGQLALLNRQIATNEKVLHLVTLRFRQGVAGAADVLRQRQLIEQTRGETKDVVARIETLSHQLAILVGQPPQAIHLPREESLLMIPPLPATGLLVEFLQRRPDVKGNFYQVQAADARIAAAIADRFPRIDLTGSLTTNLSSTLTGGSFATAPAGLFSSWLATVATQVVAPLIDAGARAAEVERREALLSEALNNYESTVLQAIREVEDALSREAQQREKTASLEQQFHLATQVIQRLRGRYIQGATAYIDVLNALVSQQVLERQILTARRNLIDFRVDLARALAGGWELKKPEVRELTSSAG, from the coding sequence ATGAACCAATGGCGCTGGTTTAACATGGTCTTGATTCTCAATAGTGCGCTGATAGGTGGATGCTTGTCCAATCCCACACCCATCACATTGCAGGCTCAGCTTCCTCCTCAATTTTCTCATTCGGGGAAGCATCCCCTTCCAGACAAATGGTGGGAAGCGTTTGAGGATCAGAACCTCAATACCCTCATCGATCTGGGGTTAGAACATAATCCGTCGTTATTGGCCACTTGGGATCGATTGCGACAAGCGGAGGCCGTGCTATCCCGTGAGGGGGCCGCCCGATTTCCGAGTCTAAACGGTACGCTGAATGCTAGCCGTAGTCGGGACAATAATGGCCGCGAGACTGACCGGTTTCAATTGGGGTTGGCAGCAGCTTACGAATTGGACCTGTGGGGACGAGTTCGGGCAAATACCACGGCGGCACAATTTGACGCCGAAGCCAGTGACGCGGATGTCCAGACAGCCGGCTTAACTCTCTCGGCGGAGATTGCCAAGGCTTGGTACAACATGACCGAGCAACGAGGTCAACTGGCCTTGCTGAATCGCCAAATCGCGACCAATGAAAAAGTCCTGCACCTCGTCACCTTACGGTTTCGGCAGGGAGTCGCGGGTGCAGCCGATGTCTTGCGACAGCGGCAACTCATTGAACAAACGCGGGGAGAAACCAAGGATGTGGTCGCGCGAATTGAAACTTTGAGTCATCAATTGGCCATTCTCGTTGGGCAACCGCCCCAAGCGATCCACCTCCCTCGGGAGGAGTCACTTCTTATGATTCCACCGCTGCCGGCGACTGGACTGCTCGTGGAATTTCTGCAGAGGCGGCCGGATGTCAAAGGAAATTTTTACCAAGTGCAAGCCGCGGATGCCCGCATCGCCGCCGCCATTGCGGATCGATTTCCCCGAATTGATCTGACGGGATCATTGACGACAAACTTGAGCTCCACCCTCACGGGCGGGTCGTTCGCCACCGCCCCCGCTGGGTTGTTTTCCAGTTGGTTGGCCACTGTGGCCACGCAGGTCGTCGCCCCGTTGATTGATGCCGGGGCCAGGGCCGCTGAAGTAGAACGACGCGAGGCCCTGCTGTCCGAGGCACTCAATAATTATGAATCGACCGTGCTTCAGGCGATTCGAGAAGTCGAAGACGCATTATCCCGTGAAGCTCAACAACGGGAAAAAACCGCCAGTTTGGAACAACAATTCCATCTCGCCACCCAAGTGATCCAACGTTTGCGGGGTCGATATATCCAAGGGGCAACCGCTTATATCGACGTGCTCAATGCCCTCGTGAGCCAGCAAGTGTTGGAACGACAAATTCTCACTGCGCGACGAAACTTGATTGATTTTCGAGTCGACCTGGCCCGAGCTCTCGCTGGGGGATGGGAATTGAAAAAACCGGAAGTACGGGAACTGACTTCATCGGCAGGCTAA